From a single Arachis hypogaea cultivar Tifrunner chromosome 3, arahy.Tifrunner.gnm2.J5K5, whole genome shotgun sequence genomic region:
- the LOC140183400 gene encoding uncharacterized protein translates to MPKDWMDLPRYSEEYINGVISFLDFAYSEGEPDGRQIQCPCKRCCNINWYRRDVVFDHLVADGFVKGYRTWINHGEWAIPMAVDDDTDDEEGARDDIEGLLNDAFGDVSHAEGVTVGQNEEAKKFYNLIDGCLHGWSNASFTSLLELLKEAMPDINIPSSFHKTKSMIRDLGLDYKKIDACPNDCLLYRKELKDEKHCRVCGTSRYTENSSDNSENQPDKKGRLIPAKTLRYFPIIPRLQRLFMCSKTAASLRWHDEERIKDGTLKHPADGLAWKNLDEMDEEFAKESRNIRLGLSSDGFNPFRSMNISWSTWPVMLMVYNLPPWMCMRPEYCMLSLLIPGPQSPGKDIDVYLQPLIEDLKLLWEKGVKTYDASKNETFHMRAALLWTINDFPAYAMLSGWSTKGKLACPCCNKNTSSLQLKHSRKTVYMDHRVFLPMDHPWRTNTRSFNGKQELRPPPPVIEGPEIFEMLQNAENVFGKKQSTSSSFPWNWKKRSIFFELPYWHKNPLRHNLDVMHIEKNILDSVIGTLLDM, encoded by the exons ATGCCAAAGGATTGGATGGATCTACCGAGGTATAGCGAAGAGTATATCAATGGTGTTATTAGTTTTTTAGACTTTGCATACTCTGAGGGAGAACCGGATGGACGACAAATTCAATGTCCTTGTAAGAGGTGTTGTAACATTAATTGGTATAGAAGAGATGTGGTATTTGACCATTTAGTAGCCGACGGATTTGTTAAGGGATATAGAACATGGATTAATCATGGCGAATGGGCAATCCCGATGGCAGTTGACGATGACACGGATGATGAAGAAGGTGCACGCGATGACATCGAAGGACTGCTTAATGATGCATTTGGAGATGTATCTCATGCTGAGGGTGTTACTGTAGGTCAAAATGAAGAGGCTAAAAAGTTTTACAATTTAATAGATGGG TGTTTGCACGGTTGGAGCAATGCCTCCTTCACTTCACTTCTTGAGCTATTGAAAGAGGCAATGCCTGACATTAACATACCTTCATCTTTCCATAAGACAAAGTCTATGATAAGAGATTTAGGTCtggattataaaaaaattgatgcttGTCCTAATGATTGCCTCCTGTATAGAAAAGAACTAAAGGATGAAAAACACTGTCGTGTCTGTGGAACTTCTCGATATACTGAAAATTCCAGTGATAATAGCGAGAACCAACCTGACAAGAAAGGTCGTCTTATTCCTGCAAAGACTCTGAGATACTTTCCTATAATTCCAAGACTTCAGAGATTATTTATGTGCTCAAAAACGGCAGCTAGTCTGAGGTGGCATGATGAGGAGCGCATAAAAGATGGGACGTTAAAGCATCCTGCTGATGGCTTGGCATGGAAGAACCTTGATGAAATGGATGAAGAATTTGCTAAAGAATCTCGCAATATTAGACTAGGCTTGTCAAGTGATGGGTTCAACCCATTTCGTAGCATGAACATTTCATGGAGCACGTGGCCCGTGATGCTGATGGTATACAACTTGCCTCCGTGGATGTGCATGAGACCCGAATATTGTATGCTATCTTTGCTTATTCCTGGGCCACAATCACCTGGTAAAGACATTGATGTGTATCTACAACCATTGATAGAAGACTTGAAGTTATTGTGGGAAAAAGGGGTCAAAACCTATGATGCGTCAAAGAATGAGACCTTTCACATGCGGGCAGCTCTTTTGTGGACAATCAACGATTTTCCTGCTTATGCTATGTTGTCTGGGTGGAGTACAAAGGGAAAGTTGGCTTGCCCTTGTTGCAACAAAAATACTAGTAGCTTACAACTAAAACACAGTCGGAAGACAGTTTATATGGACCATCGTGTCTTTTTACCCATGGATCATCCATGGAGAACCAATACAAGGTCTTTTAATGGGAAGCAGGAATTAAGACCCCCTCCACCTGTTATAGAAGGACCCGAAATTTTTGAGATGCTACAAAATGCTGAGAATGTCTTTGGAAAGAAGCAAAGTACATCAAGTAGTTTCCCATGGAATTGGAAAAAAAGATCAATTTTCTTTGAATTGCCTTACTGGCACAAGAACCCACTGCGTCACAACTTAGAtgtcatgcacatagagaagaatatACTTGACAGTGTAATTGGAACTCTCTTggatatgtga